In Terriglobus aquaticus, the genomic window CATAGCACTGATAATGCCGCGCGTCATAGTGCCGGCAAGCCCGAACGGGTTGCCGATGGCGAAGACCTTCTGCCCCACCTGCAGGTTGTTGCTGTTCGCGAGTTCGACAGGCTGCAGGTTAGGTGCGTTGATCTTCAGCAGGGCAAGGTCGTGCTGCTTGTCGACGGTGAGCACCTGTGCCTTGTACTTGTGCTTGTCGTAGAGCTGCACTTCGAGCTGAGCACCGCCTTCGCCCACCACGTGATTGTTGGTGAGGATAAGGCCCTGCTTGTCGAGGATGAAGCCCGAGCCCTGGCCCTGCTGCGGCACGGGGCCGTAGAAGAAATCGAACTGCACCTGGGTCGAGGTGATGTTGACCACGCTGGGCAGCACGCGCTTGTACACCGCGATGTTGTTCTGCTCTTCGGCGTCGTACGCTGGCTGCGCGTCCGCAACCTTCAACTGCATGGGGCCGACCGGGCCGGCGATGGCATCGAGGTGCGACTCCGCCGCAGCAGGTGCCAGCCTGCTGACCAGGGCATCCACCGTGCCTGCCGCCCACCAGTGCTGTGTCAGCTCAAAGAAGCCGGCCACCAGCAGCACCACCAGAAGAACCCGTCTCGCTTTCATCCTGCTCTGTTCCCCCACCCTTCCATGGTACGGATGCGCCATACGCGCGAGCCGCTTCCTGCTATGTTCAGCCGCCGTGGCGCGTACGCCGCGCCGCTTCGTCCCGCAAATCCTTCCAAACTTCCGTCACCGCTTGTCGCAGGTCCTCGAGCGTTCCCTCGTTCGGAATGGCGAAGTCGGAAAGCGCTGCTTTACGCTCATCCGTCCACTGGGCCCGCATGCGGTTGCGCGCATCTGCCTCTGCGGCAGCGCGCCCTGTGTCACTAGACGCGTGCGCGCTGGCAAAGTAGCGGTCTACATACCGCTGAATCCGCAGGCTTTCGGGAGCGGTGACGAGGACAACGCGATCGAACCGGGAGCGCCATGGCGTGGCGTCGCCCGGAGAGGCGGCGTGCTTTGTCTCAAACACCAGGGCCGATTCGACCATGGCCACGCCGCTGGGGTGCTCCTCGCCGATGCGACGCATCCACTCAGCCTGTGCGGCGATCACTGCAGGGTGAATGATGCTGTTCAGATCTTCCGCACGATCCTGTGCGAACGCGAGGGTTGCAAGCGTGGCCCGGTTCAGCGAACCGTCGGCCTGCAGGACACCCGGGCCAAATTGTTCCACGATGCGCTGATACACGGACTCGCCCGGCTGCATCATGGCCCGTGCCACTTCGTCGCTTTGCGAGACAAAGCAGCCAAGTTCACGAAAGATGTGCGCGACGGTCGACTTGCCGCTGCCCAGACCGCCCGTGAGCGCAACGCGCAGCATGCTAGGCGAACTCGAGGACGTCGGTTGGCAGGCTGCGCCGCATGCGCGCGGCCTTCACGGTGTTGTGCATGAGCATGGCGATGGTCAAGGCCCCCACGCCGCCCGGCACCGGCGTGTAGGCGCTGGATCTCAAGTAACTTTGCGGTGCAAAGTCGCCAACCAGCACGGAGCCGCGCTTGTCAAAGGCGGCCAGTTTGGCGGCGTTGCCCGGGAACAGGCGCTCGACGTCTTCGCGGCGATCCAGCCGATTGATACCGACGTCGATCAGCACTGCGCCTTCCGCGACCATGTCCGGAGTGATCAGACCGGGCACACCGGTGGCGACCACGAGGATTTCTGCGCGGCGCGTGTACTCGCGCAGGTCGCGCGTTTCCTTATGACAGACGGCGACGGTCGCGCCCGCGTTCAACAGAAGTGTGCTCATGGGCTTGCCTACGATGTCGCTGCGGCCAACCATGACGCAGTCGCGACCGCGCACGGCGATGCCGCTGCGTTGGAGCACTTGCATGACGCCCGCCGGGGTGCATGGCACAAGCGACTCCTGGCCGATGGTGAGCCGGCCCACATTGACCGGGTGGAATCCATCCACGTCCTTCAAGGGGTCGACCGCTTCAAGAATGGCGCGTGTGTCGATGTGCCGCGGCAGGGGAAGCTGGACCAGGATGCCGTCGACCGCATCGTCCTCATTCAGTTGCTGCAGGATGCCGAGCAACTCGGCCTGGCTTGTGTCCACGCCGAGGGTGATCAGGTTGCTGGCGATGCCGAGTTCGGCGGAGGACTTTACCTTGCTGCGAACGTAGATCTCGCTGGCAGGATCGCTGCCCACCAGAACCACGGTAAGCCCTGGAACTGCGCCTGCTTCTGCGAGAGATCGGACCTCTCGACCGACCTCTTCCTTGATCTCCGCCGCAATGGCGACACCGTCCAGTACCCGTGCACTCATATCACTCAGGATATCGAAGCGGAGGCTACGTCGTGTTATGTCGTTGTACAGTCTGCTTCTTCGCCCTAAGAGGCGACAACTCGCCGAGAACTCTCACGTCTAATCTCGCAAGCCGAAGGAAGCAGCCAGGTATTGCGCTTCCTGAAAGGGGGCACCATGGAGCAAAAACCAGCAATCGCATTGAACGTGCCCACTACTAGCGGTTTTGCGCAGCAGGACCTAGCTTCCTTGCGGGAGGAGCTGTTGCGGGCGGGGCTGGATAACTGGCAGGCAGGCGAACTGATCACCAGCTTCCTGGCCGCTCGCGGCTTTGGCGTGTCCGCGCGGGAAGCGCGCAAGGTGGCGGGACGCATCGAGTCGGCAAGTTGCTCCCTTGATTGCATGCGGCACGAACTGGGCCAGCTTGCCCTGCCGATGTAGTTGCTTGATTGCGTCTGCGTGAGAAGTTCGCGCTTCCCTGCGCTAGCAGTCTAAGCGAGACCTCCACGGAGCCTAGCGCTACTCGTATTTGAGTGTTTCCACGGGATCAAGTGCCGCCGCGCGATTCGCAGGTACCGTGCCGAAGATGACGCCAACCAGGGTGCTGGTGCTGAGCGCGATCACCGCGGACCACGGTGACACCGGGATATGGAACGGCGTGAGAAAGCTGATGCTGAGCGGCAGCGCAAGCCCCAGCAGAGTGCCGATCAGACCTCCACCGAGTGACAGGGTAACGGCCTCGGTCAGGAACTGCATCCGAACCTCGCGCCGCGTAGCTCCCAGAGCTTTGCGGATGCCGATCTCGCGGATGCGAGCGCTCACGTTGGCAAGCATGCTGTTCATGATGCCCACGCCGCTGACCACCAGCGTAATGAACGCGGCCGCGGTGAGTACGTAGGTCAGCGAGGTCGCGATCTGGCCCATCACTTCCAGCACGTCGACCAGCGTTTGCGCCTTGTACACGCTGGTGGGTTTATGGCGCGACTGGATGATGCGCGTGATCTTGTCGGCGCCGCTGGTCACGTCCATGGGGTCGCGCATGGTGAAGAAGATTTCCTTCACGTCGTCGCGGCCTGTGAAGTAGCGCGCCACTGGGTACGGGATGAGCGCTGTCTGGTCGCTGAGTTCCGACTGGCCGAAGTCGGTGATGCGCAGCTTGGCGACGCCAACCACGGTGAACGGAATACCGACGATGGTGAAAGTCTGCCCCACGGCATTCTGGGCGGAACCGTACAGCGCCTTGGCAAAGGGCTCGATTAGAACGCAGACCTTCTCATGCGCGATAGCGTCCTGGTCGTCGAAGAAGCGGCCGGCGACGACGGCCAGGTTGCGCACGTCCTTGTACTGAGGCGATACGCCCAGCAGCAGCGCGTCCTTGGTACGACCCTCGCCCATGCTGATTGCGGCATGCGTTTCTAGCATCGGCGACGAGTAGGCGATGCCGGGAACGGCTTCGCGAACGGCATCTTCGTCTTCACGGGTCATGTAGTCCGGCGTAGACGTGTTGTTGGGACCGATGGTGGTGCCGCCGCTGTACTGCATCTCGACCAGGTTTGGACCAAGGCTGCTGATGGTCTGGATGGCGTATTGCTTGCCGGTGAGCCCGACCGTCACCACGAGCACAATGGAAGCGGAGCCGATGATCATGCCCAGCATGGTGAGCAGCGAACGCACCTTGCTGGCGCGGAAGCTGTCAATGGCAAGCTGCAACGTCTCGCTGAAGACCATGCTGGTCTTCGCGGAGCGGAGCGTACCTTCGAACGATCCCTGCTGTTGTGCCGTTGTCGCCACTGCTTAGCATCCTACTCGCCGGGGTTGGCTACCGACGGGTAACCTGCGCGGTACGGCGCCCTTAGAGTGCACTCGACGCCTCCATATCAGACGCGCCTGTCTCGCCGGTCGTCGCACCTTTCCGATAGAACCGCTACACTGGGCGTTGAGCGGGAGGAGTGGCCGAGTGGTTTAAGGCTCTCGTCTTGAAAACGAGCGTGCCTGAGAGGGCACCGGGGGTTCGAATCCCTCCTCCTCCGCCACCTGCCTGTTTCGACCAAGCCAGCACAGTTCACGGCATTTCAAAGAATATGGACGATTTACCGGTCGGCTGCCCGTCCGGTTCGTTCCCGTCCCGACAACTCGGGCGTTCTCTGGTTCTGTGCGCTACGATGAGGCAGAATTGAGGCGCCGCAGAGACATCGGGGCGAAGGGACTTATGGCCGGAAATGAGAAGGATGAACGGGAAACGCTAACTACCCTGCAGAAGCTCAGCCGCCGTGCGTTTCTCTCCCGTGCCGGAGCGGCGGGCGTGGCAACGGCCGCTGCCGGCGTGGCCGCACCTGCGGCAATTGCTGCCACACAGAGCCAGGCCGCCAGCGCGTCGGCGTCTACCGCACCGGCGGCGCCTGCAGGTACGGTTCCGGTGACGCTGAAAGTGAACGGAACGACGCACCAGGTGAATATCGACCCACGTGCGACGGTGCTGGACACCCTGCGCGAGACGCTGCACCTGACCGGGACGAAGAAGGGCTGCGACCACGGTCAGTGTGGTGCCTGCACGATCCACGTGAACGGCAAGCGTGCTAATAGTTGCCTGCTCTTTGCGGCCATGCACCAGGACGCTGAGATCACCACCATTGAAGGTCTTGGCACTCCGGATCACATGCACCCGATGCAGGCTGCCTTTGTCGAGCACGATGGCTATCAGTGCGGATACTGCACCAGCGGCCAGATCATGAGCAGCGTCGCGATGCTGAAGGAGCCGATCGGTCCCCACGATGCGGACGTGAAAGAGGCCCTGAGCGGCAACATCTGCCGTTGCGGAGCTTACCCCAACATTGTGGCCGCCGTGCAGGCGTGCCGGCGCAGCGGAACTCTAGCGTAAGGAGCCCGACCATCCATGCAGCCCTTTGAACTTGTAACCGTCACGACGGTTCCGGATGCGGTGAAGGCTCAGGCCGCTTCGTCCACCGCGCAACAGGGTGCACCGGTTCGCTTCATCGCGGGCGGGACCAACCTGGTCGACTACATGAAGCTGAACGTGGAGACGCCACGCCAGCTCGTAGACATCAATCGCCTGCCGCTTACTTCAATCGAAGCCACGCCCGACGGTGGGTTGAAGATCGGTGCGTTGGCGACCAACAGCGATGTGGCTCACAATGAGCGGGTCAAGCGCGATTACCCGGTGCTGTCGCAGGCGCTGCTGGCTGGCGCATCCACGCAGTTGCGGAACATGGCAACGACTGGTGGCAATCTGCTGCAGAAGACACGTTGCGTTTACTACCGAGATACAGCGTTCGGCTGCAACAAGAGGCAGCCTGGTACCGGTTGTTCTGCGCTTGGCGGACACAACCGGATGCTCGCGATCCTGGGAACGAGCGAGCACTGCATCGCCACCAATCCCTCTGATCAGAACGTAGCCCTGGCTGCACTCGCAGCCGAGATACACGTGACGGGCAACAAGGGCGATCGCAGCATTCCCATTGGCGACTTCTTTTTGCAGCCAGGCAAGACGCCAGAGCGTGAGACGGTGCTGGAGCCGGGTGACTTGATCACACACGTCACGCTGCCCGCGGTGCCGACGGGCTGCCGCAGCCTGTACCTGAAGTTGCGCGATCGCGCCTCCTACGAATTCGCACTGGCTTCGGCGGCGATTTTGCTCAAGCAGAGTGGAGGCCGCATCGAGTTTGTCCGCGTAGCCTTGGGTGGCGTCGGCACGGTTCCGTGGCGCTCGCGGGAAGCGGAGCAGGTGTTGCAAGGGAAGCCCGCAACCCCGGCGAACTTTCGCGCGGCGGCAGAGGCTGCGCTGCGCCACAGCAAGCCGCAATCGCAGAACGGATTCAAAGTGGAACTCGCAAAGCGCTGCCTTACCCATGCACTCACGCAGGCAACGGCGCAGGCCTAAAGGACTCTAAGCATGTTTACTCAGCAGCAGCAGAAAGCTCCCGAAGAGGTCCGCGAAAGCTCCGTCATCGGTAAGCCCACTCCGCGCATCGACGGCCCGCTGAAGACCACAGGCTCGGCGATGTACTCGTCGGACCACAACTTCCCCGGCTTGGTGTATGCGTGGCCTACCACCGCCACCATCGCCAGCGGCACGGTGCAGCAGATCGACACGGCCGCAGCGCAGAAGATGCCCGGTGTTCTGGCCGTGTACACGCACGAGAACCTGGACAAGCTGTACCGCGTTCCGCCCGCGTCGGGCTTCAGCATGATCATCGACGAGCACCGTCCAGCGCTGGAAGACAACGTGGTGCGCTACTGGGGCCAGTACGTTGCCGTTGCTGTGGCGGAAACGCTGGAGCAGGCGCGAGCCGCAGCCGAAGCCGTCAAAGTCACTTACGCGAAGACGCCTCACAATACGGCGGAGGCCCTGCTGGCGGCACCCAATCGCGAGGCCCCGAAGAAGCCACAGCCTGAAGATCCAAAAACCGCAAAGCCGGCCGAAGGCAAAGCGAAGCAGGTGACGAAGCGCGGTGACACGGGCGCTGCTCTGCAGGCCGCCGCTGTGAAGCATGACGCGGTCTACAGCACGCCGCCCGAGACGCACAATCCAATCGAGCTGCACGCTTCGGTCGCCGTGTATGACAACGGTCGCTTCACGCTGTACGAAACCTCTCAGGCCGTCATGAACCATCGTGACGTGATGGCAGCAACGCTCGGCGTCCCACCGGATCGCGTTCAGGTGATCACTCGCTATCTTGGCTCCGGTTTCGGTGGCAAGCTTTGGCCGTGGCCACACGCCGGTCTGGCGGCCGCATGCGCTCGCAGCCTGAACCGCCCGGTGAAGCTGGTGGTCAGCCGATCCATGATGTTTGAGAGCGTCGGCCATCGGCCCCCGATCGACCAGCGCATCCAGCTTGCGGCCGACAGCTCAGGCAAGCTCACCGCGATCCAGCATGATTACGCCAACCACACCAGCATTGAAGACGACTACGACGAGGGTTGCGGGGAGGCGACCGGCCTGCTGTACTCCTGCCCCAACGTGCTGGCCACCAGCAGCCTGGTGCGGCGCAACGTGGGCACACCCACGAGCATGCGCGGCCCCGGCGCGGTGCCCGGCCTATTTGCGTTAGAGTCCGCGATGGACGAGCTCGCAATCAAGTTGAAGATGGATCCGATCAAGCTGCGGCAGATGAATGAGCCAGAGGTTGACGAAACGGACGGCAAACCGTTCTCCTCGCGGCATCTGCAGGAGTGTCTGTCGGTCGGCGCCGAAAAGTTCGGCTGGGCCAAACGCAACCCGGTGGTCGGCTCCATGAAGAACTCCTCCGGCCAGACACTCGGCTGGGGCGTGGCCGCCTGCACCTGGGGCGCCATGAAGATGGATGCGGAAGTCACGGTAGAGATACGGAGCGACGGAACAGCGCGCGTGGCAACCGGGTCACAGGACGTTGGTACCGGAACCTACACCGTACTCGCCCAGCTGGTTGCGCATGAGACAGGCGTTCCTGTCGACAAGGTCGAAGTGGTTCTTGGCGATTCGTCGTTGCCGGCGGGACCGATCAGCGGTGGCTCGTGGGCCACTGCGTCCCTGGTTCCCGCGGCCCTGAATGCTGCGAAGAATGCGACGAAGTCCGTGCTCAACATCGCGACGCAAACCGATGGCAGCCCGTTCAAAGGACGCAAGCAGGAGGAGCTCGAGTGTGCCGATGGCATCATCCGAGTCAAGGGCCAGCCCTCGCCTTCGCTTAGCGCTTCGCAGGCACTCAGCCTGGCGAGAGTACGAGCCGTGAACGCCAACGCGAAATCGCAGGGACTGTTCGGCGACAGTAATTCCAAGTTCTCCTTTCACAGCTACGGCGCGCAGTTCGCTGAGGTCACGTGGGAGCCAGAGATTGCGCGCCTCCGGGTGAGCCGCATCGTGACTGTCATCGACGCCGGACGCATGATCAATCCCCGTGCTGCGCGCAACCAGATCGAAGGTGCTGTTGTGATGGGAGTGGGCATGGCGATGCTGGAGGCCACGGAGTACGACCAGCGCTTCGGTGCACCCATCAACAACAATCTTGCGGACTACATCGTCGCCGTTCACGCGGACTGCCCGGCCATCGACGTCACGTTCCTCGATCACCCCGACTTCAACCTGAACGAGGTTGGCGCGCGGGGAGTGGGCGAGATCGGCCTGGCGGGAGTCGCCCCGGCCATCACCAACGCGGTGTATCACGCGACCGGATTTCGCGCGCGGAAGCTACCTGTTCGGATTGAAGATCTAATCGCCTAAACGGCGGTCTGAGGAGTCACAGTGCTCGGTGAGAGGCTAGCTGAGTCACCGAGCTAGCTTTCGAGCTTCTGTGTGGCGGTCGCGGTTGGCGATTCGTACCTTCGCATTTACTAGCTGCTTAGCGCGGCAAAAAGTCTAGAGGTGGTCCATGGTCTTGGCGGCCCGGAGAAACCCTGCCTTCGCAGCCGTTCGAACATAGGCGCGTTGCATCTGCTTTCTCAAGCGGAGGTCGCCGACTTGGAGCTTCGTGATTCGCAGGTCCATCTCGGAGCGACATTGCCGCTCGCAGAAGCGCGCGCGATCGCTCCATCCAGCAAGACTTCTGCCCTGCGGCGATCGCCCTGGGCGGCAGAGAGGCGCGCGAAGACGGGGATGAAGTCCGACTCAAGTGTGACATCGCCAGTCTGCGCGGCCTTTGCCTTCGCTGAACGGAAGTGCCGTTGAGCCTCCGCAAGATCTCCAGCTAAAAGCAGAGATCTCGTCCACGCAAGTTCAACGGAGACTGCGTCTTCGATCTGCTTCTTCGCGACGAAGAAGTCGAGTAGCTCGGACAGGCGGGACGCGGGTTGAATTGGCTGCCCGTCATCCAAATCGAAGAGGACACCGGAAATCTTCGTCTCCGCCAGAGCGACCGCCTCGTGGTTCGCTTGACGCAATTCTGCGGACCGGTTCAGCTCCGCGCGTGCGCTCGCTTCATCCCCGCATCGTGCAGCACATGCGCATCCGCGCGGAGCGCTGCGCCGAGCAGCTTCGGCTGGCCAAGTTTCTGCGATATCTCGATGGCTTGCTGATAGTCTGCGTGCGCTTCGGCAAGTTTGCCAGTGAGCCAGGACAAATGCGCCTCGCCCATCAAGGGCTTCAATGCGTTAGCTGCCTGGCCCTCGCCGGAATAGATCGCGTAGGCCTTGCTGTAATCCTGTCCCGCCTCGCGCAGCTTATTCTGCTGCACCAGCAGGCTGCCAAGGTTGGTGTAGACGCGAGCAACTTCACGCGTGTCATGCAGCCGTTCACGCAGCTTGAGACTCGCGATGTATGAGGCCTTCGCTGCCTCAGGATGCCCAAGCTCATTCTGGATGAGACCGATGTTGTTGAGCTCCGAGGCCACGCTTGGCGTGTTCTCGACACGCTGGAACATCCGCATCGCTTCCGTGTAGTGCTTCAGAGCTTCCTCCGCGTCGCCCACATCCATGGCGATGATCCCAAGATCGTTCTCGGCAACTCCGAGACGCTGGTCGTCGCCGACCTGTGCAAAGATCGCCTTCGCTTCGGTGTATGCGCTCTTGGCGTCGGCATACTTGGCGTGATCTTCAAGAAAGTTTCCGGTCGAGACCAGCATGATGCCCCGACCCTTGATGTCACCGGCTGCAGAGAATAAGTCCTCAGCTTGCTGCG contains:
- a CDS encoding FAD binding domain-containing protein: MQPFELVTVTTVPDAVKAQAASSTAQQGAPVRFIAGGTNLVDYMKLNVETPRQLVDINRLPLTSIEATPDGGLKIGALATNSDVAHNERVKRDYPVLSQALLAGASTQLRNMATTGGNLLQKTRCVYYRDTAFGCNKRQPGTGCSALGGHNRMLAILGTSEHCIATNPSDQNVALAALAAEIHVTGNKGDRSIPIGDFFLQPGKTPERETVLEPGDLITHVTLPAVPTGCRSLYLKLRDRASYEFALASAAILLKQSGGRIEFVRVALGGVGTVPWRSREAEQVLQGKPATPANFRAAAEAALRHSKPQSQNGFKVELAKRCLTHALTQATAQA
- a CDS encoding S1C family serine protease translates to MKARRVLLVVLLVAGFFELTQHWWAAGTVDALVSRLAPAAAESHLDAIAGPVGPMQLKVADAQPAYDAEEQNNIAVYKRVLPSVVNITSTQVQFDFFYGPVPQQGQGSGFILDKQGLILTNNHVVGEGGAQLEVQLYDKHKYKAQVLTVDKQHDLALLKINAPNLQPVELANSNNLQVGQKVFAIGNPFGLAGTMTRGIISAMRSVRGPNNSAIDNAIQTDAAINPGNSGGPLLNSRGQVIGINTLIASNNADQSAGVGFAIPINTARAALDDYAKYGHVRRPSLGIVSLEIGPDLAEQMGLQADYGVLIERAIPGGAADRAGLKGGTQRGYLGNTPVALGGDLIIAIDGQQITNAQDLSAAMNSHKSGDTVTVTVFRGRRKLDFKVILQEAGQQAVTV
- a CDS encoding ABC transporter permease; the encoded protein is MATTAQQQGSFEGTLRSAKTSMVFSETLQLAIDSFRASKVRSLLTMLGMIIGSASIVLVVTVGLTGKQYAIQTISSLGPNLVEMQYSGGTTIGPNNTSTPDYMTREDEDAVREAVPGIAYSSPMLETHAAISMGEGRTKDALLLGVSPQYKDVRNLAVVAGRFFDDQDAIAHEKVCVLIEPFAKALYGSAQNAVGQTFTIVGIPFTVVGVAKLRITDFGQSELSDQTALIPYPVARYFTGRDDVKEIFFTMRDPMDVTSGADKITRIIQSRHKPTSVYKAQTLVDVLEVMGQIATSLTYVLTAAAFITLVVSGVGIMNSMLANVSARIREIGIRKALGATRREVRMQFLTEAVTLSLGGGLIGTLLGLALPLSISFLTPFHIPVSPWSAVIALSTSTLVGVIFGTVPANRAAALDPVETLKYE
- the coaE gene encoding dephospho-CoA kinase (Dephospho-CoA kinase (CoaE) performs the final step in coenzyme A biosynthesis.); translation: MLRVALTGGLGSGKSTVAHIFRELGCFVSQSDEVARAMMQPGESVYQRIVEQFGPGVLQADGSLNRATLATLAFAQDRAEDLNSIIHPAVIAAQAEWMRRIGEEHPSGVAMVESALVFETKHAASPGDATPWRSRFDRVVLVTAPESLRIQRYVDRYFASAHASSDTGRAAAEADARNRMRAQWTDERKAALSDFAIPNEGTLEDLRQAVTEVWKDLRDEAARRTRHGG
- a CDS encoding xanthine dehydrogenase family protein molybdopterin-binding subunit; protein product: MFTQQQQKAPEEVRESSVIGKPTPRIDGPLKTTGSAMYSSDHNFPGLVYAWPTTATIASGTVQQIDTAAAQKMPGVLAVYTHENLDKLYRVPPASGFSMIIDEHRPALEDNVVRYWGQYVAVAVAETLEQARAAAEAVKVTYAKTPHNTAEALLAAPNREAPKKPQPEDPKTAKPAEGKAKQVTKRGDTGAALQAAAVKHDAVYSTPPETHNPIELHASVAVYDNGRFTLYETSQAVMNHRDVMAATLGVPPDRVQVITRYLGSGFGGKLWPWPHAGLAAACARSLNRPVKLVVSRSMMFESVGHRPPIDQRIQLAADSSGKLTAIQHDYANHTSIEDDYDEGCGEATGLLYSCPNVLATSSLVRRNVGTPTSMRGPGAVPGLFALESAMDELAIKLKMDPIKLRQMNEPEVDETDGKPFSSRHLQECLSVGAEKFGWAKRNPVVGSMKNSSGQTLGWGVAACTWGAMKMDAEVTVEIRSDGTARVATGSQDVGTGTYTVLAQLVAHETGVPVDKVEVVLGDSSLPAGPISGGSWATASLVPAALNAAKNATKSVLNIATQTDGSPFKGRKQEELECADGIIRVKGQPSPSLSASQALSLARVRAVNANAKSQGLFGDSNSKFSFHSYGAQFAEVTWEPEIARLRVSRIVTVIDAGRMINPRAARNQIEGAVVMGVGMAMLEATEYDQRFGAPINNNLADYIVAVHADCPAIDVTFLDHPDFNLNEVGARGVGEIGLAGVAPAITNAVYHATGFRARKLPVRIEDLIA
- a CDS encoding (2Fe-2S)-binding protein yields the protein MRRRRDIGAKGLMAGNEKDERETLTTLQKLSRRAFLSRAGAAGVATAAAGVAAPAAIAATQSQAASASASTAPAAPAGTVPVTLKVNGTTHQVNIDPRATVLDTLRETLHLTGTKKGCDHGQCGACTIHVNGKRANSCLLFAAMHQDAEITTIEGLGTPDHMHPMQAAFVEHDGYQCGYCTSGQIMSSVAMLKEPIGPHDADVKEALSGNICRCGAYPNIVAAVQACRRSGTLA
- a CDS encoding bifunctional 5,10-methylenetetrahydrofolate dehydrogenase/5,10-methenyltetrahydrofolate cyclohydrolase, whose product is MSARVLDGVAIAAEIKEEVGREVRSLAEAGAVPGLTVVLVGSDPASEIYVRSKVKSSAELGIASNLITLGVDTSQAELLGILQQLNEDDAVDGILVQLPLPRHIDTRAILEAVDPLKDVDGFHPVNVGRLTIGQESLVPCTPAGVMQVLQRSGIAVRGRDCVMVGRSDIVGKPMSTLLLNAGATVAVCHKETRDLREYTRRAEILVVATGVPGLITPDMVAEGAVLIDVGINRLDRREDVERLFPGNAAKLAAFDKRGSVLVGDFAPQSYLRSSAYTPVPGGVGALTIAMLMHNTVKAARMRRSLPTDVLEFA